Proteins co-encoded in one Arthrobacter alpinus genomic window:
- a CDS encoding SCO6880 family protein: protein MTEDTRILQPVRFPRHERHGLFMGLQWYQLSLVALGMLIAALSSATGGPLAFVLTAPVWAGLMLFGVLQYARIPYPVWALTASIFFLRSVLNETLYLARPEQPQKAGTMALPGGLGSLELFKTTKGEGFVLDRGGNEAMVSLRCTTTSFALMDSDDKAYAGQSWSRVQASMASRPAVARIAIQDYTVPYPSSALRAYYERSVPPERIADAQWGDLSYLDLIEAAGSAMSHEIIMTIVLDTAKARHRIKDAGGAMAGLEHVLRSEVEAFSTGLKTHGVIVTEWLSDTAITAVVRGAFDPEAVAKWAASTGDSKGNTPVSPGPMATDEHWTYLRTDSGFHQTFWVAEWPRQQVYPGFLQPLIYVGEFRHTISQVIRTVPTDQALRDIRSAQEAHDTRRRINGRLDRPLTREQRAEEDEVAQREEEIVAGHGDVRPAAYVTITADTLDELSRCRQELESAAAGAFVELRLMAGQQWPAFIAGALPLGRGLK from the coding sequence ATGACTGAAGACACCCGCATTCTGCAGCCCGTCCGCTTCCCTCGGCACGAACGGCATGGTCTGTTCATGGGACTGCAGTGGTACCAGCTTTCACTGGTTGCTCTGGGAATGCTGATCGCTGCGCTCTCGTCAGCGACCGGAGGGCCCCTTGCCTTCGTGCTGACGGCACCCGTTTGGGCGGGGCTGATGCTGTTCGGCGTCCTGCAGTATGCGAGGATCCCGTACCCGGTGTGGGCATTGACCGCCTCAATATTCTTCCTGCGCTCGGTGTTGAACGAGACCCTGTACCTGGCGCGACCGGAGCAACCGCAAAAAGCTGGAACCATGGCGTTGCCGGGAGGGCTGGGCAGCCTAGAACTCTTCAAAACAACAAAAGGTGAAGGATTCGTCCTGGACCGGGGCGGGAACGAGGCGATGGTCTCGCTTCGTTGCACCACGACGTCGTTTGCCCTGATGGACAGTGACGACAAAGCGTACGCCGGCCAATCTTGGTCCAGGGTTCAAGCGTCCATGGCCAGTCGGCCTGCCGTCGCGCGCATTGCGATTCAGGACTACACCGTGCCCTACCCGTCGAGCGCCCTGCGAGCCTACTATGAGCGTTCCGTGCCACCGGAGCGCATCGCAGATGCACAGTGGGGCGACCTGTCATATCTAGACCTGATTGAAGCTGCCGGATCGGCCATGAGCCACGAGATCATCATGACGATCGTCCTGGATACGGCCAAGGCGCGACACCGGATCAAGGATGCCGGGGGAGCAATGGCTGGTCTGGAGCATGTCCTGCGTTCCGAGGTGGAGGCCTTCAGTACCGGGCTGAAAACACACGGCGTGATTGTCACCGAATGGCTGTCAGACACCGCCATAACGGCAGTGGTTCGTGGCGCTTTTGATCCGGAGGCCGTGGCGAAGTGGGCGGCATCAACAGGAGACAGCAAGGGCAACACGCCTGTTTCTCCGGGGCCGATGGCCACTGACGAGCATTGGACGTACCTGCGCACTGATTCCGGCTTCCACCAAACGTTTTGGGTCGCGGAGTGGCCTCGCCAGCAGGTCTATCCAGGGTTCCTGCAACCGCTGATCTATGTCGGGGAGTTCCGGCACACCATCTCCCAAGTCATCCGGACGGTACCCACTGACCAGGCGCTCCGGGACATCCGTTCGGCGCAGGAAGCACATGACACCCGCCGTCGAATCAATGGCCGCTTGGACCGGCCCCTGACCCGCGAACAGCGAGCCGAAGAGGACGAAGTCGCCCAGCGTGAGGAGGAGATCGTCGCCGGTCATGGGGATGTCCGCCCCGCAGCCTATGTAACCATCACAGCCGACACCCTCGATGAGTTGTCCCGCTGCCGGCAAGAACTTGAATCGGCCGCAGCAGGAGCGTTTGTCGAGTTGCGGCTCATGGCCGGGCAGCAGTGGCCAGCGTTTATCGCCGGGGCTCTGCCCTTGGGAAGGGGACTGAAATGA
- a CDS encoding NACHT domain-containing protein → MDEAIREQADRLESMGVEFIPWDAERINELLRDQPRLVARFFGEQWVAPFCGQAHASSVPDSQLSQIEFRFLRTELHSLYQAAFVAVASLRPNDGAQLVMLDAVPRPEDTADYWAEVGSSIDAVVQDSSSEDAANSSESPPNVLSATYRSRRSLRSIRLLLSDRRGLPEINGAMPADDWFAGGNRNLLIGAPGAGKSSLLRYIATDLLADEPTSVAMQRSHGDRLPVWLPFGFLCHHLDANDSNSLATAVEAWLTSHARPDLYPLVARALEDDRLLLLIDGIDEWTTESTAGNALAKLETFLGHTEAAVILTSRPYAVARLPFNLIWRKADLAPLDSGQQFLIAQQHLVPGNYTRESESPSVHSWSKSNVQPFIAQISAVPELEAFARTPLLLALLARIWRGEPLPGRRFDLYDLIIRMLVDTHPKMRARASTAATRPLHSKDFLVLIQAVAYRLKVDEVPHPIPAKTMQKFMVDALADEEILGYDKRDAYLIAACAMEMAEDEFGLLVPQGAKHVGFVHRIVGDHLAGRHLAELSTEIQLDAFVEMHGDPAWSDVLLAALNSQPNKHIVAQFVDSIVNRATTSRAEPWPRGIEASHAVWEFIGATLASDVNLAPRKTRELLGFVVDEIESSPFLSYRASLISILVDAAVIPSNWGDLLPIFRRWLDVTRPNPSEAVWAMAELPEELNDRVRKITIQSMRHEDSSVRSAAVKTFAVRYGTVRSTGTEVCSANNRPVDADLVEVIRSGPDARTQTAALMALVDGWPEDEVTWEHVEWARTTSKSNLRTGALFAIANRDQVTPLRELFDARDFGFVMNYLRHERELVDDHDWTAMNSTLVTRAVTESSDEQKGEFAEFALTTLRQRPLGEGNRQMCWQLACGPLNSHNELRDWVIGELNPEDGRTPLVLYNLNLIPDAWLEHEPMVRALTDQADTLLQRSWRGYFELSRRLPAVPVRDALMGALNGFRPIRAARELVERFGQDPKVVQEIENRFEADESASALAPIAIKCLGPKSGFARVYELLRSFNVRNPETADEPHVVVAVAVAQGWYELRQIANQTENNPLIEPGLAASILKEYNEKDVAAACMAVPTRKGLGWHISEIIRTWPSHCIDYTLEVLHRSDHITNGLADPIHSMALRAHANQPSPRSAEVLELAIDLLTPLPPELREVLAHDLCRASITPAQLIQAAHTWMNDPDQGVRRTIAVGTTQAFLSEYQQGDYPSPEFASWKNLVRAQLCAYGPNYEEDRQIAWICMLLLRAPELLDGQFETVGEATPPAVRLTDVFGNPDELLVDLILQEWDLLSRHLGEPPLQRLSSARATTETDESKVLLNLMAAVSVSPAFAEFIEQRIAAEESKDTISSTRQLVSTTPGYVGHLIATQGQTTANYRRVFKASCEGSNGNHFSNRERWAFTHLIDHWDITDADKQAILRQAETTNDGSSDHMHSDGLGEFGDGSVARAAHDVLYPHSNVAQRRLHLLIQWFGQSSSAQPDSEPFTWLEAIVLTFMSTPAEHLPLLIERVFHLRRLEVSREPMWKFTTPLLRRLATDAEAVESLISALNGLPSIESSPLFNDPALVPGQELAAATRRTFLFARFLKEAGKLTSEHLSTAIAGLRTGDPRTVVADPFASCAGPVSTLGAALTDGLTD, encoded by the coding sequence TTGGACGAAGCCATTCGTGAGCAAGCGGACCGCCTCGAATCCATGGGGGTCGAATTCATCCCGTGGGATGCAGAGCGAATCAATGAACTACTACGCGATCAACCTCGCTTGGTGGCTAGGTTCTTCGGCGAACAATGGGTCGCACCTTTCTGTGGTCAAGCCCACGCTTCTAGTGTGCCCGATTCCCAGTTGAGCCAAATCGAATTTCGGTTCCTGCGCACCGAGTTGCATTCGTTGTACCAGGCCGCCTTTGTCGCAGTTGCTTCCCTACGACCGAACGACGGCGCTCAGCTAGTCATGCTGGATGCAGTCCCAAGGCCAGAAGATACTGCTGACTACTGGGCCGAAGTTGGTAGCTCTATAGACGCGGTGGTTCAGGATTCCTCGAGCGAAGATGCAGCTAACTCAAGTGAATCGCCGCCTAACGTGTTATCCGCTACATACCGCTCGAGACGCTCCCTGCGGTCAATCCGTCTCCTCCTGAGTGACCGACGTGGCCTCCCTGAAATCAACGGTGCCATGCCGGCAGATGACTGGTTCGCAGGGGGAAATCGCAACTTGCTTATCGGAGCCCCGGGCGCCGGAAAATCCAGCCTATTGCGATACATTGCAACAGACCTATTGGCCGATGAGCCAACCTCAGTTGCCATGCAGCGAAGCCACGGTGATCGACTCCCCGTATGGCTTCCCTTCGGGTTCCTTTGTCATCACCTCGATGCCAACGATTCGAATTCCTTGGCAACGGCTGTCGAAGCCTGGCTTACAAGCCACGCGCGGCCGGACCTCTATCCCCTCGTAGCAAGGGCCCTCGAAGATGATCGCCTACTTCTTCTCATTGACGGTATCGATGAGTGGACCACAGAATCGACTGCAGGCAATGCGCTTGCGAAATTGGAGACATTCCTCGGACATACAGAAGCCGCGGTTATTCTCACTTCGCGCCCTTACGCGGTGGCACGCCTTCCTTTTAATCTGATCTGGCGCAAAGCTGACCTAGCTCCTCTTGACTCAGGCCAGCAGTTCCTCATCGCGCAACAACATTTAGTACCCGGCAATTACACGAGAGAATCAGAATCACCAAGCGTTCATTCGTGGTCGAAATCAAACGTCCAGCCGTTCATCGCCCAGATTTCGGCCGTTCCTGAACTGGAAGCCTTCGCGAGGACCCCCCTCCTGCTCGCTCTGTTAGCACGGATATGGCGGGGGGAGCCGTTGCCTGGCCGCCGATTCGATCTTTACGACCTCATCATCAGGATGTTGGTCGATACACACCCCAAGATGCGCGCTCGTGCATCTACCGCCGCCACCCGGCCACTCCATTCTAAAGATTTCCTTGTCCTCATCCAGGCGGTGGCGTACAGACTAAAAGTTGACGAAGTTCCGCATCCTATCCCTGCAAAGACGATGCAGAAGTTTATGGTGGATGCTCTCGCCGATGAGGAAATACTCGGCTACGACAAACGCGACGCGTACCTGATTGCAGCATGTGCCATGGAAATGGCGGAGGATGAATTTGGTCTTCTAGTCCCTCAAGGTGCGAAGCACGTCGGATTTGTCCACCGAATAGTGGGGGACCATCTTGCCGGCCGCCATTTGGCAGAACTATCCACAGAAATCCAACTCGACGCTTTCGTTGAGATGCACGGCGATCCCGCTTGGTCCGATGTGCTGCTTGCTGCCCTCAACTCGCAACCGAACAAGCATATTGTCGCTCAATTCGTCGATTCCATTGTCAATAGAGCGACAACTTCACGAGCGGAACCTTGGCCACGAGGCATCGAGGCGTCGCATGCAGTTTGGGAGTTCATCGGCGCCACGCTCGCTTCGGACGTGAACTTAGCACCGAGGAAGACCCGGGAGTTACTCGGCTTTGTCGTGGACGAAATCGAATCCTCGCCGTTCCTTTCCTATCGCGCGTCGCTCATCTCGATTCTTGTCGATGCCGCAGTGATCCCCTCCAACTGGGGAGATCTGCTCCCCATATTCCGTCGCTGGCTGGATGTGACACGACCCAACCCCAGTGAGGCCGTGTGGGCCATGGCTGAGCTGCCGGAGGAACTCAACGATAGAGTCCGCAAGATCACTATTCAAAGCATGCGACATGAGGATAGTTCAGTTCGTTCCGCGGCAGTAAAGACGTTTGCAGTGAGATACGGGACTGTTCGCTCGACAGGCACGGAGGTCTGCTCAGCCAACAATCGGCCGGTGGACGCCGACTTGGTCGAGGTTATTAGGTCCGGCCCTGATGCCCGAACACAAACAGCGGCCCTAATGGCGCTCGTCGATGGCTGGCCCGAGGATGAGGTTACATGGGAGCACGTCGAATGGGCTCGCACCACATCGAAATCGAATCTACGTACAGGAGCCTTGTTCGCAATCGCCAATCGTGATCAGGTGACTCCCTTGCGAGAGCTCTTTGATGCAAGAGATTTCGGCTTCGTGATGAACTATTTGCGCCATGAAAGGGAACTTGTCGACGACCATGATTGGACCGCGATGAACTCAACTCTTGTCACGCGAGCTGTCACCGAGTCGTCAGATGAGCAGAAAGGCGAATTCGCCGAATTTGCCCTCACGACCCTTCGCCAACGACCCCTCGGTGAGGGAAACCGGCAAATGTGCTGGCAGCTGGCCTGCGGTCCTCTCAACAGCCACAATGAACTTCGAGATTGGGTTATCGGGGAGCTAAATCCTGAGGACGGTCGCACCCCCTTGGTGCTCTACAACCTAAATCTGATTCCCGACGCGTGGCTCGAACATGAACCAATGGTCAGGGCCCTCACCGACCAAGCGGATACACTACTGCAGCGGTCCTGGCGAGGCTATTTCGAGCTCTCCCGTAGGCTGCCCGCCGTACCCGTGCGTGACGCCCTAATGGGAGCATTGAATGGATTCCGTCCGATTAGGGCTGCGCGAGAACTAGTTGAACGGTTCGGGCAAGACCCAAAAGTCGTCCAAGAAATCGAAAATCGCTTCGAGGCAGATGAAAGCGCATCCGCGCTTGCACCGATTGCGATCAAGTGCCTCGGCCCCAAGTCTGGTTTTGCGCGCGTCTACGAACTCCTGAGAAGTTTCAACGTGCGGAACCCGGAAACTGCGGACGAACCACATGTAGTCGTTGCCGTGGCGGTGGCTCAGGGCTGGTACGAGCTAAGGCAAATAGCCAATCAGACAGAAAACAACCCGCTCATTGAACCTGGGCTGGCCGCGAGCATACTCAAGGAATACAACGAGAAGGACGTGGCTGCCGCCTGCATGGCTGTACCCACGAGGAAGGGCTTGGGGTGGCACATCTCTGAAATCATACGCACTTGGCCAAGCCATTGCATTGACTACACCCTTGAGGTACTCCACCGAAGCGACCACATCACCAACGGGCTCGCTGACCCCATTCATTCCATGGCCTTGCGCGCCCACGCAAACCAGCCAAGCCCAAGGTCTGCTGAAGTGCTTGAGCTTGCTATCGACCTGCTCACCCCATTGCCCCCTGAATTACGCGAAGTTTTGGCCCACGATCTTTGTCGCGCATCCATAACTCCTGCCCAACTCATCCAAGCTGCCCACACATGGATGAACGATCCTGATCAGGGGGTGCGTCGAACAATTGCAGTGGGTACCACTCAAGCATTCCTTAGCGAATATCAACAGGGTGACTACCCATCTCCTGAATTCGCCAGCTGGAAAAATTTGGTTCGAGCTCAGCTGTGTGCGTACGGGCCAAATTACGAAGAAGACCGCCAGATCGCTTGGATTTGCATGCTCCTTCTTAGGGCACCTGAACTCCTTGACGGACAATTCGAGACCGTTGGTGAAGCAACGCCGCCTGCAGTACGCCTGACCGATGTATTCGGAAATCCGGATGAGTTGTTGGTCGATCTGATCCTCCAAGAATGGGACCTACTTTCACGTCACCTCGGAGAGCCTCCTCTTCAGCGGCTCTCAAGTGCACGCGCAACGACCGAAACCGATGAGAGCAAGGTACTCCTCAACCTCATGGCCGCAGTTTCAGTTTCCCCGGCCTTCGCCGAATTTATTGAGCAGAGAATCGCTGCAGAGGAATCCAAAGATACGATCAGCAGCACACGCCAACTGGTTTCGACAACGCCAGGATATGTGGGTCACCTCATCGCTACGCAGGGTCAGACTACCGCTAACTACCGTCGGGTCTTCAAGGCTTCGTGCGAAGGATCAAACGGCAACCACTTCAGCAATCGCGAACGTTGGGCTTTTACTCATCTGATCGATCATTGGGACATAACAGACGCGGATAAACAAGCAATCCTTCGCCAGGCTGAAACAACGAACGACGGTTCGAGCGATCACATGCATTCCGATGGACTAGGCGAATTCGGGGATGGCTCAGTGGCCCGAGCCGCTCATGATGTCCTTTATCCGCACAGTAACGTAGCTCAACGTCGCCTTCACCTGCTGATCCAGTGGTTTGGCCAGTCCAGTTCCGCACAACCCGACTCTGAGCCGTTCACATGGCTGGAAGCCATTGTTTTGACTTTCATGAGCACGCCGGCTGAACACCTCCCACTGCTAATCGAACGCGTCTTTCATCTACGTAGGCTTGAAGTCTCCCGTGAGCCGATGTGGAAATTCACTACGCCGCTGCTGCGGCGGCTTGCAACCGATGCGGAAGCAGTAGAGTCCCTCATCTCCGCTCTCAATGGTCTACCGTCGATCGAATCTTCGCCACTCTTCAACGACCCGGCCCTGGTTCCGGGGCAGGAACTTGCCGCTGCCACAAGGCGGACGTTCCTCTTTGCGCGTTTCCTCAAGGAAGCCGGAAAGCTCACATCGGAACATCTCTCCACTGCTATCGCTGGTCTTCGTACGGGAGATCCTCGTACAGTTGTTGCCGATCCCTTTGCCAGTTGCGCTGGCCCCGTTTCGACTCTTGGCGCAGCCTTAACAGATGGCCTGACTGACTAG
- a CDS encoding C40 family peptidase, with the protein MPAPALLLGLVKKRAALRLIGAAGSALVLCCVMGFCGSIALVAFASQRSTAACTVAAVGPGVAVSIPVPDQAPTKLSESQTKVAKTYIAVGRARGVPNGGIVIALMMGFQESGMQMLANASVPESLNFPHDGVGSDHDSVGSAQQRPSAGWGSVEELMQPAYNAEAFYGGPQGPNRGSPRGLLDIPGWQGLDKGAAAQAVQGSAFPERYAKWQPEAEAILEGLGASTAPVACNPDTTDVSQPAIPSDLSLLRREILAYAQEGVGGAYVWGGTAFKAWDCSGYVQWVYGKAGIQLPRTEQWTAGTPTTDPQPGDLVVQNPDGPNHWGHVGIYAGNGMMYSALNPAAGTLLHPVSWNSTSTYFRVIP; encoded by the coding sequence ATGCCAGCCCCGGCGCTCCTCTTGGGGCTGGTCAAGAAACGTGCAGCGCTGCGACTAATCGGCGCGGCAGGTAGCGCGTTGGTGTTGTGCTGTGTCATGGGATTTTGCGGCTCAATCGCATTGGTGGCCTTCGCATCCCAAAGATCGACGGCGGCGTGCACTGTTGCTGCCGTTGGTCCGGGTGTGGCTGTATCCATTCCGGTGCCGGATCAAGCGCCGACCAAACTGAGCGAATCCCAAACGAAGGTAGCAAAGACCTACATTGCTGTCGGCCGAGCGAGGGGCGTGCCAAACGGCGGCATTGTGATTGCGTTGATGATGGGGTTCCAAGAATCGGGGATGCAGATGTTGGCCAACGCTTCAGTGCCCGAGTCCCTGAATTTTCCCCACGACGGCGTCGGCAGCGACCATGATTCCGTTGGCAGTGCTCAGCAGCGCCCGTCCGCGGGGTGGGGGAGTGTGGAGGAGCTCATGCAACCGGCCTACAACGCCGAAGCCTTCTATGGTGGGCCTCAGGGGCCCAACCGTGGATCACCGCGGGGTCTCTTGGATATACCGGGATGGCAGGGGCTGGATAAAGGCGCAGCTGCCCAAGCGGTCCAGGGATCTGCGTTTCCGGAGCGGTATGCCAAGTGGCAGCCTGAAGCTGAAGCAATCTTGGAGGGGCTTGGGGCATCAACTGCGCCGGTTGCTTGCAATCCCGACACAACTGACGTCTCCCAGCCCGCGATACCCTCTGATTTGAGTCTGCTCAGGCGTGAAATCCTCGCCTACGCCCAGGAAGGAGTCGGTGGCGCGTATGTCTGGGGCGGAACAGCATTTAAAGCATGGGACTGCTCCGGGTACGTCCAATGGGTGTACGGGAAAGCCGGAATTCAGCTGCCCCGGACGGAACAGTGGACAGCGGGAACGCCCACCACCGACCCTCAGCCGGGTGACTTGGTTGTGCAGAATCCAGATGGCCCGAATCACTGGGGCCACGTAGGCATCTATGCTGGCAACGGGATGATGTACAGCGCACTTAACCCGGCTGCGGGCACACTTCTGCATCCCGTGTCGTGGAACAGTACGTCGACGTACTTTCGGGTCATCCCATGA
- a CDS encoding ArsR/SmtB family transcription factor, protein MARNTHPKVRDWSPEAEIAMTTFGNRTRNEIILYLLEHGPEPRGEIVANVDASDASIAKHLVLLEDAGIVGADVEPGRRHGRAPRYFVNPDRIKVLFEAHLQYLTTPKP, encoded by the coding sequence ATGGCAAGAAACACTCATCCAAAAGTCAGGGATTGGTCACCCGAGGCTGAGATTGCCATGACCACATTCGGCAACCGAACGCGCAATGAGATCATTCTCTATTTGCTTGAGCACGGCCCGGAGCCCCGTGGGGAAATTGTCGCCAATGTGGACGCCAGTGATGCCAGCATCGCCAAGCACTTAGTACTCCTGGAAGACGCCGGAATCGTAGGTGCCGATGTCGAACCAGGGCGCCGGCACGGCCGCGCACCAAGATACTTCGTCAACCCCGATCGCATTAAGGTTCTTTTCGAGGCCCATCTTCAGTATTTGACGACTCCAAAGCCGTAG
- a CDS encoding helix-turn-helix domain-containing protein, whose translation MEPSILMNLRRGRIVHMLASLGPATAEDLAIALSTNQATLIRELSILSDAGIIRVTRSPTVDSRQIFAVDPPAIAAEMAQARQFFSPWL comes from the coding sequence ATGGAACCTTCAATTTTGATGAATCTGAGGCGTGGCCGAATCGTCCATATGTTGGCGAGCCTCGGGCCTGCAACCGCCGAAGACCTCGCTATCGCGCTGTCCACAAATCAAGCCACGTTAATCAGGGAACTCAGCATCCTGTCAGACGCCGGCATCATCCGCGTTACTAGATCACCTACCGTCGATTCCCGGCAAATATTTGCCGTGGACCCACCCGCAATTGCAGCCGAAATGGCACAGGCGCGCCAATTCTTTTCACCCTGGCTGTGA
- a CDS encoding helix-turn-helix domain-containing protein, with protein MSISTQNSRHIDSDTTQWLSPTEICSELQIPLQTFYQWRAKGIGPHAYRIGRHLRVSKEDFEAWLSLRSDP; from the coding sequence ATGAGCATCTCCACCCAGAACAGCCGTCACATCGATTCCGACACCACTCAGTGGCTCTCCCCCACGGAGATCTGCAGCGAATTGCAAATCCCACTGCAGACCTTCTACCAGTGGCGCGCGAAGGGCATCGGTCCGCATGCCTACCGGATCGGTCGTCACCTGCGCGTCAGCAAGGAAGACTTTGAAGCTTGGCTCTCGCTCCGGTCGGATCCGTAA
- a CDS encoding site-specific integrase, which produces MARLPIPLGNWGVIQTKRMTPHSWRARAYYRDMDGVLRLVEARGTSSADARRNIQIKLKERQTPRYGLVTATDRINKLIEVFLVEMEASDKADRTKDKYSYCVKKYIKPALGSVRISEVTSGVVDHFIRTLVTDVGSSTARSCGAVLSWMFKVALRHDAVQVNPVVGVSIPKNSTAKPKALDMTQYGDLRRKLIAWERAPALGRPRMQDLHEIADFLVGTGLRPGELLALHWEDIDLDSEPPTVSINATVIRTSSGGVRIQDHPKSRHGVRRLTLPAYLVLELRERIKHQESTSSPNPLNLVFPSSTGTLCDANNVGKVWRKAANSISYDWVTFRTLRKSNATVIARTMGAEAAAYQLGHSKIAMTQEHYIEEYKDALDTRAVLDGFGSPLAIEAKKPLQAGQSEASDSDAMG; this is translated from the coding sequence ATGGCCAGATTGCCCATCCCTTTGGGAAATTGGGGTGTTATTCAGACAAAGCGGATGACACCCCATTCTTGGCGCGCCCGCGCCTATTATCGCGATATGGATGGTGTGCTGCGGCTGGTTGAAGCACGTGGTACTTCTTCCGCGGATGCCCGGCGCAACATCCAAATCAAGTTGAAGGAACGTCAGACTCCTCGCTATGGATTAGTCACAGCAACTGACCGGATCAACAAACTCATTGAGGTTTTTCTGGTTGAAATGGAAGCCTCCGACAAAGCGGATCGGACGAAAGACAAATACTCGTATTGCGTCAAAAAATACATTAAGCCTGCCCTCGGCTCGGTTCGTATCAGCGAAGTTACCTCTGGCGTAGTCGACCATTTCATCCGGACACTGGTCACAGATGTAGGCTCCTCCACCGCCAGATCGTGTGGTGCCGTGCTGTCGTGGATGTTCAAGGTGGCACTCCGCCACGACGCAGTGCAGGTCAATCCGGTGGTCGGCGTTTCAATCCCCAAGAACTCAACAGCAAAACCCAAGGCGCTCGATATGACGCAATATGGTGACCTACGCAGAAAGCTAATTGCGTGGGAGCGGGCACCTGCCCTCGGCCGACCTCGCATGCAAGATCTCCATGAAATCGCGGATTTCCTCGTTGGCACAGGGCTGCGCCCAGGCGAACTCCTCGCGCTTCACTGGGAGGACATCGACCTCGACTCGGAGCCGCCCACAGTGTCGATCAATGCCACAGTTATTAGAACCTCCAGCGGCGGTGTTCGGATCCAAGACCATCCGAAATCCAGACACGGCGTCCGCCGTCTGACTCTCCCGGCTTATCTCGTCCTCGAACTTCGCGAGAGGATCAAGCATCAGGAAAGCACCAGTTCACCAAATCCACTGAATCTTGTCTTCCCGTCATCCACAGGAACGCTCTGCGATGCAAACAACGTCGGCAAAGTCTGGCGCAAGGCCGCAAATTCCATCAGCTACGACTGGGTGACATTCAGGACACTGAGGAAGTCAAACGCAACCGTCATTGCCAGAACGATGGGCGCGGAAGCTGCTGCGTATCAGCTTGGGCATTCAAAGATCGCTATGACCCAAGAGCACTACATCGAGGAATATAAAGACGCTTTGGATACGCGCGCTGTTCTCGACGGCTTCGGCTCCCCCCTGGCCATCGAAGCGAAGAAGCCGCTTCAAGCGGGGCAGTCCGAAGCCTCCGACTCGGACGCCATGGGATGA
- a CDS encoding DsbA family protein gives MSSKNEPRLSKAERTSQAREQAKVIRDAQLKKEKRNGWLIRGGVLLAAVAVIVIIALIVINTQKSNEPVAETGPVPTNMNAYGGITLGKDGAVVKPTTTETTVDINTVPALPTEKIEKATDLDKIGIKASAAGQPVQTVIYFDFLCPFCNQFETKYGAKLKALASEKKVTVEYRSLGFLDRLSGGTNYSSRAGAAAACVAEVSPDKYQAYLDKLFAEQPAENSKGLNNATLVKYATEVGVGDIASCVDNKTYRPYQAHTTLLASAHSVASTPTVFMDGEQWVSTESFDDFSARILAAKK, from the coding sequence ATGAGCTCTAAAAACGAACCGCGGTTAAGTAAGGCAGAGCGCACGTCACAGGCGCGCGAGCAGGCGAAGGTTATTCGCGATGCTCAGCTGAAGAAGGAAAAGCGCAATGGCTGGCTGATCCGTGGCGGTGTTTTGCTTGCAGCTGTGGCGGTCATCGTCATTATTGCTCTGATTGTTATTAACACGCAGAAGTCCAATGAGCCTGTGGCGGAGACCGGTCCGGTGCCGACGAACATGAACGCCTACGGTGGCATCACTTTGGGCAAGGACGGTGCGGTGGTGAAGCCGACCACCACCGAGACCACTGTTGACATCAACACGGTTCCGGCGCTTCCCACGGAGAAGATTGAGAAGGCTACCGATCTGGACAAGATCGGCATCAAGGCAAGCGCTGCCGGCCAGCCCGTGCAGACCGTGATCTACTTCGATTTCCTGTGCCCGTTCTGCAACCAGTTCGAGACCAAATACGGTGCGAAGCTGAAGGCTCTTGCCAGCGAAAAAAAGGTTACCGTTGAGTACCGCTCACTGGGCTTCCTGGACCGCCTCTCCGGTGGAACCAACTACTCCTCACGTGCGGGCGCAGCGGCAGCGTGTGTTGCCGAGGTTTCCCCGGATAAGTACCAGGCCTACCTGGACAAGCTCTTCGCGGAGCAGCCTGCAGAGAACAGCAAGGGGCTGAACAACGCCACACTGGTGAAGTACGCGACTGAAGTTGGCGTGGGCGACATCGCCAGCTGCGTTGACAACAAGACGTACCGCCCGTACCAGGCGCACACCACGTTGCTGGCCTCGGCCCACAGCGTGGCCTCGACGCCCACGGTATTCATGGATGGCGAGCAGTGGGTTTCCACTGAATCGTTCGACGACTTCTCAGCACGCATCTTGGCGGCTAAGAAGTAA